The following nucleotide sequence is from Malania oleifera isolate guangnan ecotype guangnan chromosome 4, ASM2987363v1, whole genome shotgun sequence.
TCAATTCGAAGGGAGATGATTACCTTAACTTGATTAATTTGGGACTAAGAGAAGTCTTTGGTGTTGAGGAAGAAAGCGGCAGAGCAAAGAACAGAGGCGACGAGAGCAAAAATTCCCAAAGCGAACATCAAAGAAATGCCCGCAACCATTAAATCCACCAAGCACTGCACAGTGATACCCATCATCAGCACCGCGATCTTCTTCCTCTTTCTCGGGTCTCTATTCCTCCCTAAGATCGGAGAGAAACAGTATGATTTGATCTAagttttttcttctctctctccgtTCTACAACCAGTAGAAGACGACAATGTGACATGAGTGCCAGAGAAAATCAAGATCAGACGGCATCACAGGGCACAAAGTAACAAAAACAGTTCCCTGGAAGGATTGACGCATCATCACCACCTCGCCCCCTGCCATGGCAACTGGCACTGAGAGCCATTTCGGCCGTGGTTGGAGTGCTGCCTGTTGCTGTGCTGTGTTCCTTGTGGTGGGCCTGGGCTTGGGCTTTTCTTTGGGAATATATGGGCCTAAAAATGGCTCATATTTTGagaatttagatttgaaaaatgaaaGGCCTATTTCATACAAgtattttatttagttttcagAATTTAGTTTAgaaaatgaaatttctattttatacaaatatttgtATTTTGTTTATAGCCTAAAATTTGCAATAACATAAAATTATCACTACATTTTTAGTCTTAAAATAAATTAGTAAAATTGACTCACACTTCAACATATATATCTATTTCTATACTTAGTTTCAACAATAATTTCAGAATTTAATGCatcattttacattttttttaacataatttataaatattgataagtttatatgaaatatatctgatttataaaaattacatgttatacataaaatttttaaaaattttaaagacatgtacatatgatataaatgTATTTGCGATGGACCAAtttaaatgttaaattaattgagaaaaataaaatacatatataGGTCATCATAATATTGAATgagaatttaaaatattaaaatttgagtaaaatttaaatactttattttataACATATGGAAGCTGAACACTTATTAAATTACAtgtgtttatgtatatatataattataatattttttattggaGCCTTTTAGTGAAAAGTAGGTGAGAAAATTATGTTAGAAATGATGtattccaagaggggggtaaattggaaattttaaacttctAAAGTCAAATATGTCCTATGTTTAGGatccacaatcagtataacacaacgTAAGGTCTTTCTAACCAATTACCAATTCCACATATATTGAGATATGcgaatatttaaatcatatacAACAGTTTAAATGTAGACATGCAAAtattgaaaagtaaagagtatatggaaaagaaaaacacaGTATTTTTATCGAGATTCGGTCAAACTAGCCTATATttccgcctcaagctaacaaacAAGAAGATTCCACTAAGTACTCACTTAACGAGCAGTGCGATGTCGATTCCAACCTCTTCTTACGGGGTGAGGAATACCCGGCTCAAATTACAGGGCTGAGCTACAACTAGTactccttacgaggtggagtcACCTCAATTCAAATTACAGGACCGAACCACAACTAGTACAACCTCTCCTTTTGGGGCGAGTAATACCCTAGCTACACTTACTGGGCGGAGTCAAAACCCAACTACACTTTATGGGTGGAGCCAAAACtcacaccttataggatggtgcctCCTCTTTCAACGATCATACTCTGGGAATACATAGATAAcaattttgtacaaataaattgcttctaaaaTAAGTAGGGATGTACACAATGaagcacaaatacactcacatatgatatgaaataagttcaagtgagtatgtgaggtttttctttcaaaaatgcaTTTATGAAATAATGCGagagaaaatgatgatgatgatcattGATCTCaataaaagatattcaataagtgTTTTCAAAGATCTATAGCTTAAATAATatctcttaaaatatttttcaaaataaagtgtAGAAGATGTTGGAGATTtt
It contains:
- the LOC131152932 gene encoding uncharacterized protein LOC131152932 isoform X2 produces the protein MMGITVQCLVDLMVAGISLMFALGIFALVASVLCSAAFFLNTKDFS